The Fusobacterium polymorphum genome segment TGAAAAGAAAGTTGACATTATATTTGATTCTATAGAAAAAATTCTATTAGATGGGGAAAATTTAAGTATTATCAACTGGGGTAAACTAGAAATAGTTGAAAGAGCTCCAAGATTAGGAAGAAATCCTAAAACTGGTGAAGAAGTTAAAATTGGTAAGAGAAAATCAGTTAAATTTAGACCAGGAAAAGCATTCTTAGAAAAATTAAACTAATTATAATGAAAATAAATAAAAATAGAGTCTTAGGACTCTATTTTTATTTTAACATTTTCTCTATATCATCTCTATTTAAAGGTTCAACTACTATATATGAAGCATCTATGAACTTATATTTATCAGTAGGTAATTTCTTTATAAAATCATCATATATAGATTCTCCTATTTTATCAATACCCTCTTCTCCATTTTCATCAACCTTATAAGCACAGAAAAATATTTTCCAAAAAGCTATTTCTTCATTTTTTATATAATCCATTGAAAAAAATTCTACATTTGGTTTATATGGAAGAACTGTTCTAAGATTTTCTGTTAATACATAATAGCCCCATTTTTCTTTTGTTATTGTATCCTCAACAAAAGATTGTTTTGCAGAATAAGCATCAATATATTGTATATCTTCACAAAATTTTGAAAATTCTTTTATTTCATCAGAAGAATTTACTATTTTTTCAATTATTTCTTTATTAAAAGAAACAACTCTTTTTATTCCATATATATTATCTACATTAAAACCTTTTTCATTTTCTTTATTTAATATATCTGAAATTACTTTAATCCCTGATTTTATATCACTTTTATAATCAAAAGTATTTATAGTTTCAAAAGTAAATATATTCCCTTGTTCAGATATAATTTTAGAATTTAATTTTTCTGATAATACTTGCATAAATTTTAGTGCTATAAGCCAATCATTTTCAGAAGCAGGAGTAAATTCTCTTATTACATAAGAATTTTTTATAGTATTATATGAAAATTCAAAACCTCTTACACTTTTTCCTTCAACTCCAAATAGAATACAACTATGATTTTCTTGCCAATTTTCTATTGAAGTATTATAAAATTTTTCTCCATTAGAATCATTGGTATGAAAATCAATATTATAAAAAGATAGTTTATATTCTTTAAATAAATCTATTATCTCTTTAACTTTCATAACTTTTTCATATCCAAAAAATTTTTTCTTATTTTTTATATAAAAGCTTACACTCATTTTGCCTCCAATTTTTATAGAGCTTTAATTAACTCTACAAATTTATCAACATCTTCTTCTTTTGTTGCCCAAGAAGTTACAAATCTTGATGATTGACTTTCTCCTATTCCAAAAAATTCAACTGAAAAGATAACATCTTTTTCTATTTTTTTTATTTGTTCTTGACTTAAATCCACAAAAACTTGGTTAGTATAAGAATCAGTAGCTAATTTTATTCCTTTTTCTACAAATGCATTTTTTATTTTTAAAGCCATTTTATTTGAATGAACACCTATTCTATAATATAAATCATCTTTAAATAAAGTGGCAAATTGTATTCCTAATAATCTTCCTTTTGCAAATAATCCACCTTTTTGTTTAACAGAAAAATTGAATTCTTTTTTTATTTCATCATTTATAATTACAACTGCTTCTCCAAACAATAAACCACATTTTGTTCCACCAATATAGAAAACATCACAATATTTTGGGTAGTCTTCCAAATTGATATCACATTTTTCAGAGGCAAGTGCTGAGGCAAGTCTTGCACCATCTAAATATAGATATAAATTATTTTCTTTACAAACTTTACTAATTGCTTCTAGCTCATTTTTAGTGTAAACAGTTCCTATTTCAGTAGTATTTGAAATATAAACCATTTTAGGTTTTACCATGTGATGATCTTCATGTTTTCTTAATTCATTTAAAATTAAGTCAGGAGTTAATTTCCCATCAATACCATCTACTTCAATTATTTTATGACCAGTAGCTTCAATGGCTCCTGTTTCATGTATAGAGATATGTCCTGTTTTACAAGCGATAACAGCTTCATAAGGTTTTAGAGTGTGAGAAATAACAGTTGTATTTGCCTGTGTTCCTCCAACTAAAAAATAAATATCTGCATTAGGAGAATTAATATTTTCTTTAATTAATTTTTTAGCTTCCTCACAATATTTATCTTCACCATAACCTACTGTTTGTTCATAATTTGTCTTAATAAGTGCTTCTAAAACTTCAGGACAAGCTCCTTCACTATAATCATTTTTAAAATTTAACATAATTACACCTCCTAAAAATTAAAACCTAATTGTCTATATGCTTCATATAAAATTATAACAGCTGAATTAGAAAGGTTTAAAGACCTTCCCATTGGTATCATTGGAATTGTTATACATCTTTCAGAATTTTTATTTAAAATATCTTCTGGTATCCCTCTTGATTCAGGGCCAAACATTATATAATCATCTTCTTTATACTTAACATCCGAATATTTTTGTTTTGTTTTTGTTGTTGCATAAAAAATTCTTATGCCCTTATTAGCTTCTAAAAATTCTTCAAAAGATTCCCAAACTTTTAAATCTACTAAATGCCAATAATCCATTCCTGCTCTTTTAACTTGTTTTTCATCAAGAGAAAAACCTAATGGCTTTATTAAATGTAAAGTTGTATTTGT includes the following:
- a CDS encoding HU family DNA-binding protein; translated protein: MTKKEFAKLLFEKGVFTTRTEAEKKVDIIFDSIEKILLDGENLSIINWGKLEIVERAPRLGRNPKTGEEVKIGKRKSVKFRPGKAFLEKLN
- a CDS encoding DUF4299 family protein — protein: MSVSFYIKNKKKFFGYEKVMKVKEIIDLFKEYKLSFYNIDFHTNDSNGEKFYNTSIENWQENHSCILFGVEGKSVRGFEFSYNTIKNSYVIREFTPASENDWLIALKFMQVLSEKLNSKIISEQGNIFTFETINTFDYKSDIKSGIKVISDILNKENEKGFNVDNIYGIKRVVSFNKEIIEKIVNSSDEIKEFSKFCEDIQYIDAYSAKQSFVEDTITKEKWGYYVLTENLRTVLPYKPNVEFFSMDYIKNEEIAFWKIFFCAYKVDENGEEGIDKIGESIYDDFIKKLPTDKYKFIDASYIVVEPLNRDDIEKMLK
- a CDS encoding low specificity L-threonine aldolase, translating into MLNFKNDYSEGACPEVLEALIKTNYEQTVGYGEDKYCEEAKKLIKENINSPNADIYFLVGGTQANTTVISHTLKPYEAVIACKTGHISIHETGAIEATGHKIIEVDGIDGKLTPDLILNELRKHEDHHMVKPKMVYISNTTEIGTVYTKNELEAISKVCKENNLYLYLDGARLASALASEKCDINLEDYPKYCDVFYIGGTKCGLLFGEAVVIINDEIKKEFNFSVKQKGGLFAKGRLLGIQFATLFKDDLYYRIGVHSNKMALKIKNAFVEKGIKLATDSYTNQVFVDLSQEQIKKIEKDVIFSVEFFGIGESQSSRFVTSWATKEEDVDKFVELIKAL
- the trmL gene encoding tRNA (uridine(34)/cytosine(34)/5-carboxymethylaminomethyluridine(34)-2'-O)-methyltransferase TrmL, translating into MNIVLYQPEIPYNTGNIGRSCVLTNTTLHLIKPLGFSLDEKQVKRAGMDYWHLVDLKVWESFEEFLEANKGIRIFYATTKTKQKYSDVKYKEDDYIMFGPESRGIPEDILNKNSERCITIPMIPMGRSLNLSNSAVIILYEAYRQLGFNF